The Cervus elaphus chromosome 20, mCerEla1.1, whole genome shotgun sequence genomic interval tagtcattcaataaatactaatTTAATTTAGTTAAATTTAAAGCAAAGCTAAAAGTGATATAAGCTTTTTGGAATGAGGGCAGTTTATTATGAGGAACTTTGAATGAATGAGATATTTTGGCCTTGAAATTTAATTCAAACTCCATACCCAAATCTCTGCTTGTGATCCTCTCTTTGGGACATCTTCACTTAAATTTGTTAACTTCTTTTATTCTTCAAGACTTAGGTCAGGGATAGTCTTCCCTGAAAAGTTCTTTAAGATATACCTTGTGATCTTAACCTTCAACTATTAATAGAAGTGGCCATCCAATGGTGTATCTCATTATATtctataaaattatcttttattttcaggaACTATCTTCTCTACTTAACTGTTGAGAGTAGGGTTTATTTCTTAAGAACCTAATAGTTTTTGAAACATCAATAAAaggtcaatgaatgaatgaaattgtgCAAGTACAGAAATACATAGAAAAAATTTTCTCTGTTAGGAAATCAGTCTTCTCAAAGAATTTCTAAGATAGTTCATTTTGTGAGAGGCAGTTTGGTACAACAGAATCTGATGAGAGTGAGTTAGActtctaatttttattaaatatagaaGTAATTTGGGCCAATCCATTACCTCTTGGGGCTTAAGTTTTCACATATGAAAACAGGTGACTGATAGTAGACAAtctatatatgttatttataaatAGGACATTAGAAAATTTTGAGCAAATGAAAGCCTGTGGGATTTCTTGtagtatataatatttaaaaatataatatcacACTTACCTTTTCCTTTATCTAGGACATTGCCAGGGGCTGTCCATGAGAGTTGAATATgatattctttaaattttgctTCAAGGTCTATAATTTTATTGGGTGGGAGCACAGAAGGGTGATTACCAGGAGGAGGAGCTCCTGATACAGTAAATGACCCTCCAGAGGTTAGTCTGTTAAAGTCTTCTATTTCCACTTTTGCCAGGTCATCTTTGACTTCAGGTCTGGGTGGGTTCAGTATAATTTTACCTACcaaaaaagcaattttttaacttttcatattgCCATATCTATTCTTGTTATCTCATTTGCAGCTGTAAAGGGGTTAATATTGAGTGATAGTAGCAGCTATTGAAAAAGTAATAACTTAGTgaaaaaaagcttattttattggtgttattttaaaattgatgagGAGACATTATGAAATATTAGTACTATTGTTTACCCCATCTGTCTTTATTCTTGACTCTAAATTCTTTGAGGACAAGAATGGCCCCTTTTTTAATCTCTGTAGCTCCAGTATATAGCAAAATGCTTGCCACAGtaaatttttttcagtgtaaTTGAAATGAACTGAGGGAGATGTAAACAAAACTAGGTCCCTCATCATAAATATGGTTTTGAAACATAAAATTGATTATATAACTCTATACTTAGGTTTTCCATGCTAAgttccttcagtcatgtccaactctttgcaacctcgtggactgtagccagccaggcttctctgtccagggcgattcttcaggcaagaatactggagtgggttgccatttcctcctccaggagatcttcccaaccctgggatggaactcatgtctcttacatctcctgcattggcaggtgggttctttaccactagtgccgcctccatggtaccttttttttttcttcttctttttcgtTTTTCCATGGTACCTTTTAATTTGAATGCTTGTCACATACAATTTGCCTAGATAAATgacatatttctattttaatgccACTTACCATTTTCAATATAGCCTGGTATATACAGGGCTTTGTTCTGTGGTTGTCTTAAACTTAGCCTAGCCATGTTGTTTCTTGCCTGGGCATGTACTTTTAAACTGTATCTACCATTTCCACGGTAATCTGTAAAATATCTTGAATAGATGCCATCATTCTTGACAGTATCAGCACCTTGATATTGAAATGTAATATTAGATATACCACAAAGTAAAAATGaccacatcaactgtttatgagcCCTAGTGACGGAAGCTATTTTGGAGGATAGTATAGCACACTTTTTTAAGTACATGAATCCAAGAATCAGGCCACTTGGGTTCAAAGTCTGGTTTGGCCACTTGCCAACCTTTGACTTTGGAAAAGTCTAATTCATGGTAAACATTCAAttaatgttagttattattatttcataaGAGAATCCTATTGAAATAGGAAAATGTAACTAAACTGGAGAAAGCAAATGTAAAACACTGATActaatgaaaatagagaaaaattgtACTCTGTTATAtgggaaaagtaaaattattcataaaatttaaagaagataaatatgCTTATGTTCATGCCTAGACAAGATAACTAAGTGAAAGGttaaaaagctttaaaagcattataattaaatttaattcacTTAAAGTATGTTTCTTTGGATATATAGGAAATCCTGACTTCTAAGACATGTGACCGTAGTAGAATTTTAAGTTCAGTGGAAGTTGATGCAGATTCTTATTACCTGCACCATTGTCCCAGAGCTCCAATGTTACTTGATGTCCATCTTCAGTTTCTATAATGGCAGTTACATTGATCCCCAGTACAGGCAAAAACCCTTGACTGACTTGTGCATAAACAATCACTGGGCTAGGGTAATGTGCTGTATTTTGACTTATGTGAGCTATTGCAGTTACTGGGGGTGTAGTAGGACTTCTTGCTCGAGTGGTCACTGTCACTGTTAGCATTTGAGAGCTGGCATGATTATTTAGAAGGCTGTAAGTCCAAGTACCtgtctgaaaatttaaaaaaacatctattttagaGCTTTTGTAATATATTCCTACTCCTATATGAGatgttgtcttcattttttccttaaaattggtTGATAAagcatggagaaaataaaaaaatatttttacctctGCAATACCAGGTATTCGAAGACGAGCAGAATGAATATTTAGCTTATCTTCTTTGAAATCTGaggttttatatttctttccttttggatcCTGGAGAAGAATTTCTGGCTTTTGTATTGTCCATGTGACAACAAAGAAAGTGTCATTTCCAATTGTACTGTCTACGGGCACCGTACCATTTACCCATTTCTTTCCTATAATTGCCAAGGCTTTGCTTTCCAACTGTTAATGTAAATATAAACAACAAACACATGAGACTGATTTGTTATTACAGTTAAGATTTCAAAGTTTAGTCAGTTCAGAGAAATTCTAAATATACTTTTAAGATTTCAGTTAAAATAACCAAGACTTAGGCTGAATGTTTATATTGATTAAAAATAGAAGAATCCAAAGAAAAAGTGACTATAAGTatcacaaaaagcaaattcagtaGGATGTTTTTCTTCTGGAGCCTGAAATGTTTTCAGACAGATGAGTTATTTGTTAGAGAAAGAAGTTACTATTTAGGATAATAAAAATTTGTTACAagtgtgaaaaggcaaataatttttttaagatactgACCTGAATAGTCTGCTGAGTGATACTGCCACTTCTAGATGAAATTCTACTGAACGCATTAGTAAGACCATTTATGTCTTTATTGGCATAAAACCGATTCCCTcctaaaatggaattttatttcttttataatattaattttttattttatttgaaaaatttttactgaaatatagttgattaacaaaatgttagtttcaggtatgtagcaaagtgaatcatttatacatttatccattctttttttagattcttttgctGTATAGgacattacagaatattgagtagagttctctgtgctatacaataggtctttattagttatctattttatatacagtagtgtttatatgtcaatcctaatctcccaatttatctttCCCCAGCTCCTTttgcccctggtaaccataaatttgttttctacgtctgtgactctgtttctgttttgtaaataagttcatttgtaccattttttagagattccacatataagtgatatcatagatctgtctttctctgtctgacttacttcactcagtttgacaatctctaggtccatccatgttgctgcaaacagcagTATTTagttctcttttatggctgagtcatattccatagGATTCTAATTTTAAGTGGGAAAGTCATATTTGATATTATACTCTTatcaatatattataaaatacattaaaaaatttctttttaaacttaaaaagatgaattttccAGACCTTAGGAACTTGTAGTATATCAGTATCCTAGATGTAACGCTACAATAAGTAAACCTTGCTCAAAATATcttagaataaagaagaaaactggccaaataatattattttaaaatcagtcatTAGATTTAAGTGCTTGCCACGTTAGTAAAGCTTATTTAATCACCaaataatgttataaaaattaaagacaatattAAACTAGCTGCTTATTTTCTAGTTATATTAAGATATACCAAAACGATTAGAGAATGACAGTgtagaataaagtaaaattgattaaagaaagtgaaagtaaagtgaaagtgaagtcgctcagtcgtgtccaactctacgaccctgtggactgtagcccaccaggctcctccgtccatgaaattctccaggcaagaatactggagtgggtttccatttccttctccaggggatcttcctgacccagggatcgaacccagatctcccgcattgcaggcagacactttaacctctgagccaccagggaagccctaaaattgaTTAAATGCAGATACTAAATGACACAAGAGTTAATGAAGAGGGCGATAACTTAGGTGTCAGGAGCTGGAAAAGCGTGGATTGCAGAGAACAAGATTTGGTATTCAGTTCTCTaactatgctgtgctgtgcttagttgctagttgtgtccaactctttgagacccacggactgtagcccaccaggctgtctgtccttggggattctccgggcaagaatattggagtggattgccagctcctcctccctggatcttcccaacccagggattgaatctgggtctgccgcattgtaagtggattcttaaccatctgaaccaccagggaagcccaagaatagtggagtgggtagcctatcccttttccaggggatcttcctgatccaggaatctaacctaagtctcctgcattgcaggcagatttttaccagcggagctaccagggaagccctgtcttacTCTATTGCTTTGGGCAAATAATTTGTATTCTCTAGATTTTACATTTCTTCCTCAATAAAATAGTGCTAGCTGAATCTCTACTGTAATATTGAGCAGGTAAGATATTGAGTAAGAATTTTGGAAGTGCAGTTGAGTAAGTCCAGTAACCATGAGAACAAAGGTTCATTTGATGGTAAAAAGTGATGAGAAATGAATGAAGACAACACAATATTGACTAATGTTAGAAGAAGCTATTATAGGTAGAAACAGAGAGAAGTGAAATGGGGTGAGGAAAGATTAATTTGAAggatgaagagaaggaaaggacaaagaTGAATTTTTTAGGACAGAAAAATTTTGAGCAGTTTATAGTTTAAGGGGAAAGAATCCCTGGAATGAGAGAAACTGAAAAGGTATTTTCTATTCAAACTCTATTCCAAAGGTTTACCTGTCATATCTGACAGTGTCTCCAGTTCTTTGGCAGCGGAAGGTCCAAGAGCAATggtgtgaatgatcacaccacttTGTTTTACCTCCTCAATGCATAAGTGTATTTCATTATCTTCCCCATCAGTTAGCAGTATGATTTCAGAACCAGAAGTGCTCTGGTGACTCTGGATAATTGCCTAATGTTGAAAAACcagactattatgaataattagAGAATATCTTATCTAAATACATACAAACTAAGGATAAACCTCTTCTTTAATCTTGGAAAAGTCTTTAGGCCTATACATCAGAGTAGGCAAAAGAAAACTTCGTGTTGTCATTCCAGGTTGAGCTAGCTTGGAAATGAGTGTAATGTACAATGGTCTTGTAGGTTTCCAAAGGCAGAATGTTAATAGTGCTTTCACATATACTCAAGCTATCCAAGACAGAAAGAATATAACACTTAGAACACTAACATACAGTAAATATTCAGTGAATGCTAACTATTATTATCTCAGGAGATACTTGGGGTGGAGTCTGATGACCCAGGCAGTTTTGGTAATTTGCAGACTAGACAACATTTGTAAAACCATGACTGAAGGCAGGTATGCAAAGTTAAATGATGTGACTTGTGTCTTTTTACACATTTTAGCTGATAATTAAAGAATCTTGATTTCCTGGAAAAAACATTGACCTGTCATGAAGAAGGAAGTTCATGAATTTATCAAATACTGTAATTTTGGAGGGGTggtattttcctgattttttacGAAGAATAGTGGCTAACACAATTTACTCAGGAAATTGAGAGTAAATTCTAGCTCTTCCATTTGCTGAATTAAATAGCTAGTGTTTAGTCTCTCtgtagtatatgtatatataaaatatatgtatatgtgaatataatttatatttataataaagttCTATAAAGAGTTCAGTGTAATGATTACCTTTTTGAACTTTGGAGTAAGAAAGAGCAGGTTTTGATCATGGTTTTGCCAATTACTGATTATATGACCTTGAGAAAGATATTTAATtactctgtacctcagtttctttatgtgCAAAATAGGCATAATAATAGTGCCTGACTAAAAATTAATGGTAGCAATAAAGTAAGATTATGAATGAAAAGCATTTAATATAGGCACTAATAATGCTCTAGAAATTTCAGATATTATTGCTATGATTCTGTAAGTAAAAGCTTATATGATTTCATTACATAAGTAATTAagaggtttttatttgtttgaatgTAATTTGATATAATCTCTTCAGCAATAGTCTGTGGTCAAAATGTCATATGACACATatcaaaacattaagaaaaacttTTGAACTAATATGTGAGGTAGAAATCACTCCcatagaacagaatatagaaaaaataatgaaaaaaaaaatgaagacagcctaagagaccccTGGGACAGCATTAAACTCACCAACACTCACATTTTAGGGGTCCCAGAagtagaagagagagaggaaggacctGAGGAAATATCTGAAGAGATAATAACTGAAACTTCTCTAACATGGGAatggaaatagtcaaccaagttcAGGAAGCATagagagtcccaggaaggataaacccaaggagcaACACACTGAGACACGTAGTAATCAAAccgacaaaaattaaagacaaagataaaatatttaaaacaacaaggaaaaatgacaaataacatacaagagaactcccatcaggttatcagctgatttctcaacagtaACTCTACaaaccagaagggaatgacatgatatatttaaagtgatgaaagggaagaatctaCATCCAAGAATATTCTACATaacaagactctcattcagatttgatggagaaatcaaaagctttccagataagcaaaagttgagagaattcagtgtcaccaaaccagctttacaacaaatgctaaaggaatttgTAGGCaggaaacaagatgagaaaaagacctacaaaaaataaacccaaaactattaagaaaatggtaataggacaATACATATccataattaccttaaatgtaaatggattaaatgcaccaactaAAAGACGTAGACTGGCTGGGCGGataaaaacatgtgcatgtaggtacttccacttaccacatcactttGCTTGACCTGCcaaactgtatgtaattattttatattgttaggttaatcatgtccCGATTATGGCCTGtgattgtaattatcttttattttttgtctggctattgattgtgaaaacagataaacatcttttactattgaaaaaaattatttaaatgggaGACCTCTATGCTCCCAACTCTTGTAAGAGAGCTGGACaatattaaaagtaataataaatacaaatgatacttataaaagcatttttattttacctgAAATCCTGCTTTGAGCCCCCTACAAATTGAAGTTCCACCACTAGCTTTTTGAGGCAGATTTGCAGTGATATTTTTGTAAACATTATCATCAGTTATTTTTGTTAGATTATTTTGGATTTCAGCAACACTGTCAAATGTAACCATCCCAACAAAGGAGTCCTTTTCAATAACTTGAATCAAGTATAATTCTGCTGCTTGATTCATCCGAAAGAGACGATCTTCCtgtaagaaaagaaagtgaaagtgaagtcgctcagtcctgtctgaccctttgccaccctgtgggctgtagcctaccaggctcctccctccatgggattctccaggaaagaatagtggaatgggttgccatttccttctccaggggatcttcctgacccagggatcgaacccgggtctcccgcattgcgggcagatgctttaacctctgagccaccagggaagcccctgtttgtTTTAATATCCCTAACAAATTCTTATAATTTAAACTAAAAGGATTAAATAATTCCAGTAATCATTGAATCAATTATTGTGGCATGTCTGAACAATCCCTCAGTTTCCTCCAATCTTGACAGACTGGTGAAAAGAAAGTTCATGGCCAGAGAGCATGGTAATAATTGATTACTGTATTTTAGCATTTAACTtcactatattaaaaagaaatgttaaataaaagctttaaaagtcAGTCATGTTATACTTGTGAAAGCCTTGAAAACGTATACCGTCTTCTTTAAcaataaggaaataattaaaagCGCACACAAAAATGTTTGTTGCAGTGTAGTTTTTGATAAGTTGAAAATCATCAAAATGTCCATTAATGGGAGGTTATTTGACTAAATTATAGTTTGTGCATATGATACAAtcattaaaatatgtttcatgGAATTATTTTTTCCCCTGGGGAGTGTTTAAGGTATAGTAAAAATATCATATTATGAAATATTATGGTTttttgtgcaataaagttttattaaagtataaaggagatagagaaagcttctgacatagacatcagaagagggtagaaagagtacccccttgctagtgttagcaatggagttatatactctccagtgAATCCAAAGAAAGTCTGGAGGTCTggagacctcaccagacctactcccataatttacattttaagacaacagaattagccagaaggtttaatccaaagactgtcctcaggcaggatacattattgttgtataatcctaaggaatgtagaggaaaaaagtaaaaaagtttgtcctttcttcctccttgaatattctagacctctctctccttggggacccctagacttcttatcaacctgcttaggtaatgactctctcattccccccttttcttttaggagaattatgttgccaagggaaaggggcatcattttcattccataactacttcctgctgtttaggggcgtagtccctaaattgttgaggcaacacATTCTCCTAACCCttatattgagggtctctgatccaggggccccaagtaatagttgttggaggaggctgtggcactcataggagcttggacaaccatttgtaacttgaAAGCCTTCATgcaactagaaacaaatccaattacacagttacagatccagggagcaaacagcaaaaatagaacaatcagaattattgtaattaaaatAGTCTTCCACCATGGGGAGCTAGTGTCATGGGGAGTTAATGTCTCCCAAAGTGAATATGAAATATTATGTAAGATAATCACATTTTTGAGGAGGAAATACAAAtgcattaacagaaaaaaaaagaattataatatGCTCAGTGGTGGAATCAtgagtgattttcattttttctttttgttcatttatattatttcttatttgttagaactaaaagttaaaagaataaatgtCA includes:
- the LOC122676380 gene encoding calcium-activated chloride channel regulator 1, which codes for MVLCLTVILFLTLHLLPGMKSSMVNLINNGYDGIVIAINPSVPEDEKLIQNIKEMVTEASTYLFHATKRRVYFRNVSILIPMTWKSKSEYLMPKQESYDQAEVIVANPYLKHGDDPYTLQYGRCGEKGQYIHFTPDFLLNNNLPIYGSRGRAFVHEWAHLRWGVFDEYNGDQPFYISRRNTIEATRCSTHITGTNVIFKKCQGGSCVTRPCRRDSQTGLYEAKCTFIPEKSQTAKESIMFMQSLHSVTEFCTEKTHNTEAPNLQNRMCNGKSTWDVIMNSTDFQNTSPMTEMNPPTHPTFSLLRSKQRVVCLVLDKSGSMSSEDRLFRMNQAAELYLIQVIEKDSFVGMVTFDSVAEIQNNLTKITDDNVYKNITANLPQKASGGTSICRGLKAGFQAIIQSHQSTSGSEIILLTDGEDNEIHLCIEEVKQSGVIIHTIALGPSAAKELETLSDMTGGNRFYANKDINGLTNAFSRISSRSGSITQQTIQLESKALAIIGKKWVNGTVPVDSTIGNDTFFVVTWTIQKPEILLQDPKGKKYKTSDFKEDKLNIHSARLRIPGIAETGTWTYSLLNNHASSQMLTVTVTTRARSPTTPPVTAIAHISQNTAHYPSPVIVYAQVSQGFLPVLGINVTAIIETEDGHQVTLELWDNGAGADTVKNDGIYSRYFTDYRGNGRYSLKVHAQARNNMARLSLRQPQNKALYIPGYIENGKIILNPPRPEVKDDLAKVEIEDFNRLTSGGSFTVSGAPPPGNHPSVLPPNKIIDLEAKFKEYHIQLSWTAPGNVLDKGKANSYIIRISKSFVDLQEDFDNATLVNTSSLKPKEAGSVENFEFKPEPFRIENGTNFYIAIQAINEANLISEVSNIAQAIKFIPMPEDSVHALGTKISAISLAIFGLAMILSIF